A region of Chelonoidis abingdonii isolate Lonesome George chromosome 8, CheloAbing_2.0, whole genome shotgun sequence DNA encodes the following proteins:
- the LOC142047209 gene encoding uncharacterized protein LOC142047209: protein MASRTGCRGVGPCPWHAADRADNETEQFQHLQFHLFTSKNSTDPVMEWICSLDSGKTQKGYTVPLTLADTGCLLRCHPSFRCQPADCSLQPQCTEAVENLGAADPSQLWRECSRIVKKSGGTVSKLIPPARVIPANPARKLLCQMIKKLNLIKKTIKLRPDKYKSENVSQKKIQVKGQVEALTEKEKGKFVMGNELLTSTACKSEPEMGNCDLLEVAQGSEKSSSLSVGSGNVPGELMAVSSQQFGKTRIVEDECPYPLPVSYVENCNSEGNVPVSVRGIDLPMEEATSVSKQLSVNSPVCWDKGNEIPSCVSGEGECVSSFSVSVEQTEGAFQPVMVKGNSVVSELVVNTAKAQEGNGPEFLSAGKDGTVTRLHPVCVLAKLEKGVAALSKQGDTLARAQGEQKGDLIVLPTNSLTTCNKEEIIPNLVCVEPNNLQVASDYKESCQGKESTSNVLSRESMSLPEKKLCRNLPNGPKVILNVSKTQKESVVAQGSVPLEQALGEKGKGRSSERGELLLRKAAKERNPHGNLCKQFTAAKGCESDLIKEVLVPNSQKFSVVNGSTDFPVEKSSGGSFEKVSNRVEAVTKVKQPCNQVAVCVRGQLVGKTMLLKQKCLHASVCVNANYLTSREKKDLLIAVSTKSPPPQPVNLVKREKSGFGPAEQGEKRRLNFAKGSHRLTLKCPNSNGVDPKVWHDKQDCNWTLAMNLLLLLMVIFATSVLLLPRIVRMYRQESCCKSRSNPLFFKLSFTLSL from the coding sequence atggcGTCACGAACAGGATGCAGGGGAGTTGGGCCATGCCCGTGGCACGCTGCAGACCGCGCagacaatgaaactgaacagttccaacatttgcagtttcacctttttactaGCAAAAATTCGACTGATCCAGTAATGGAATGGATCTGTTCCCTTGACTCGGGAAAAACTCAAAAAGGCTATACTGTACCATTAACCCTGGCAGATACAGGTTGCCTCCTTCGGTGCCACCCGagctttaggtgtcagccagccgattgttccctgcagcctcagtgcacggaggctgtggagaacctcggtgctgcagatccctctcagctttggagagaatGTAGCCGCATTGTTAAAAAATCCGGAGGTAccgtttccaaattgattcccccagCTCGGGTAATACCTGCTAATCCGGCACGCAAATTATTatgccaaatgataaaaaaattaaatttaattaagaaaaccataaaattgcGACCCGATAAATATAAATCTGAGAATgtttctcagaagaaaattcaagtaaagggtcaggtggaagccctaactgagaaagaaaagggtaaattTGTAATGGGTAATGAATTGTTgactagtacagcttgtaaaagtgaacctgaaatgggtaactgtgatttgctggaagtagctcagggtagtgaaaaaagcagcagcttgtctgttgggagtggcaatgtgcctggtgagcttatggctgtgtctagtcagcagtttgggaaaacaagaatagtggaagatgagtgtccctatcccttacctgtttcctatgtggaaaattgtaacagtgaaggaaatgtgcctgtgtctgttaggggtattgacttgcctatggaggaagctacctcggtctccaagcagttgtctgtaaacagccctgtgtgctgggacaagggaaatgaaatcccaagttgtgtgtctggtgaaggagaatgtgtttccagcttttctgtgtctgtggagcaaacagaaggtgcctttcagcctgtgatggttaagggtaattcagttgtctcagagttggttgtaaatacagctaaagcccaggaagggaatggtcctgagttcctgtctgctgggaaggatggcactgtaactaggttgcatccagtttgtgtcttagcaaagttggaaaagggtgtagcagctctgtctaagcagggtgataccctagccagggcacaaggagagcagaaaggtgatttaattgtgttacctactaacagtttaacaacttgtaacaaggaggaaataattcctAATCTTGTGTGTGTTGAGCCTAACAACTTGCAGGTTGCCAGTGACTATAAGGAAAGTTGCCAAGGGAAGGAGAGTACCTCTAACGTTTTATCTAGGGAGtctatgagtttgcctgaaaagaaattgtgtaggaatctgcctaATGGGCCAAAAGTAATTCTGAATGTAAGTAAGACCCAGAAAGAATCTGTTGTGGCTCAgggaagtgttcctttagagcaagccctaggtgaaaagggtaagggcagaagttctgagaggggtgaattgttgcttagaaaagctgctaaggaaagaaatcctcatggtaatctgtgcaagcaatttactgcagctaaagggtgtgaaagtgatttaatcaaggaagttttagttcctaacagccaaaagttttctgttgttaatggatccactgactttcctgttgaaaaatccagtgggggtagctttgagaaggtctcaaatagagtagaagctgttacaaaagttaagcagccctgtaatcaagtggctgtgtgtgtgcgtggccagcttgttggaaaaacaatgttgttgaaacagaaatgtctccatgctagtgtctgtgttaatgcaaattacctgactagcagggagaagaaagacttgctaatagctgtgagtacaaagagcccaccccctcagccagtgaatttggttaagcgagagaaatcagggtttggtcctgcagaacaaggagaaaagagaagactaaattttgcaaagggaagccacaggttaaccctaaaatgcccaaactccAATGGTGTTGATCCAAAGGTCTGGCATGACAAACAGGATTGTaactggacacttgcaatgaatttgttgttattgctaatggtgatttttgcaACTAgtgtgttgctattaccaagaattgtaagaatgtacagacaggaatcctgctgcaaaagcagatccaatccactatttttcaaactaagttttaccttgagtctgtaa